A stretch of DNA from Candidatus Omnitrophota bacterium:
CCTGAACCACGATGATATCGCCCTCGTGCCCAATCCGACCTACCCGGTGCATTTCAACGGTGTCGTCATGGCGGGAGGGATTCTCTACAATCTGCCGATCCACGCTGAGGGGCATTGGCTCCCGGATGTGCACAGCATCCCACGCAGCGTGCTGCGGCAGTCGAAGATGCTGTTCCTCAGCTATCCGCACAATCCCACCACGGCGGTGGCGGATCTGAAATTTTTCAAGGAAGTCATTGCCTGGGCGCGGCAGCACCGCATCATGGTCGTGCATGATTTCGCCTACTCGGATTTCGTGTTCGACGGCGCGCGAGCCCCCAGCCTCTTGGAGGTCGACGGGGCGCGGGATGTCGCGGTGGAATTCCACACGCTGTCCAAATCGTACAGCCTGCCCGGCATGCGGTTAGGATTCGGGGTCGGCAACCCCGATGTGCTGGCCTCCTTGGCCAAGACGAAAAGCTACATCGACTTCGGCATTTTCCGCGCGGTGCAGTGGGCCGCGATCAAAGCGTTGTCAGGGCCTCAGGACTACGTCCATCGGGCCATCGCGGAATACGAGCGCCGGCGCAACGCGTTTGTCCCCGGATTGCAGAAGGTCGGGTGGGACGCGCCGCTGCCGAAGGGCACGTTTTACGTCTGGGCGAAGATCCCGCTGAAATTCAGCGCGCTGACCTCGCTGGAATTCGCCACCCTGTTGGTGCAGGAGGCCGGGGTGGTCGTGGCCCCCGGCAGCGGCTTCGGGGAATACGGCGAAGGGTATGTCCGTTTCGCGCTCGTCGCACCGGTCCCGCGGCTGCAAGACGCCGTCAGGCGAATCGGCCGAGTGCTGAAGATGGAGGATTAGGGACGAGCGGGGCTCCGATGGCCGGCCGACGGGTCTTGTTGATGCATATCACCAACAGCTCGGGCCATCACCGAGCCAGCCTGGCGATCGCGCGCAGCCTGCACGAGCTTGATCCTTCCGCATCGATCGCCCACGTGGATGCCTTCCACTACGCCAGTCCCGTCACTCGCTGGGCGATTCAGCGTTTGTATATTTCGCTCATTCGACACCAACCGGATGTGTGGGAGTATTTGTATGACAATCCCGCCGTGCACCGGCAGGTGAAACTGTTCCGAGCGCTGTTGCATCGCTATCATGCGGTGAAGCTCGAGCAGACGCTGGACTCCGTCCGCCCCGATGCCATTGCCTGCACGCAAGCCTACCCGTGCGGTGTCGTCGCAGATTTCAAAAAGCGGCGCCGTCTGCGCCTGCCGCTGATCGGCGTGCTGACGGATTACGCCCCGCATCTCTATTGGTTCCACGACGCGGTGGATTACTACGTCGTGCCGTCGGAACAGGTGAAGCAACGCTTCGTGGCGCGCGGCATCGAGGCCTCGCGCGTCAAGGTGCTCGGCATCCCCATTGATCCGGGGTTCCTTCAGCCCCATGACCCCGCAGCCGCGGCCCGCCAATTCGGCGTGGAGCTGGGCAAACCCGTCATTCTGATCATGGGGGGCAGCAGCGGCTTCGGCCGCCTGCGCGACGTCTTGCTGCATCTCGACATGCTGCCGCATCCGTGCCAATTCATCGTGCTGACCGGGTTGAATGGCAAACTGCTGGTCTGGACCAAGACGCAGCGATTCCGGCATCGGGTGGTCGCGCTGAGCTACACGCCGGATGTCCCTCGGCTCATGGACATCGCCACGCTGCTTGTCAGCAAACCGGGAGGGTTGACGACCTCCGAAGCCCTGACGAAACGCCTGCCGCTCGTCATCCTCGATCCCATCCCCGGGCAAGAAGCCTATAACGCCCGATACTTGGTCTCTCAGGGGGCCGCCGTCTGGGCCGGCTCCTACGAGACCGTCCGTCAGACCGTGCGGGATCTGCTGGATGAACCGGAGCAGATGGCGGCCATTCGACGGCGGTGCGCCGAATTGGCCCACCCGCAGGCCGCGCGTGACACCGCCCAATTGCTCATGGAACAATGACGCGCCGATACGCCGGCTATTGTCTGCTCCGCTGGATCAGCCGATGGTGTCCTCCAGCGCTCACCTCCTGGATGGCGGATCGCCTGGCGGATGGCCAGTGGCGGTGCTCCGCGGTCGACCGAGAGGCGGTTGAGCAGAATGTGGCCCTCGTCCTTGGCGCATCCAACCCGGCCATTCCCCTCGTGACCCGGAGCATTTTCCGAAACTTCGCGCGCTACCTGGTCGACTTTTTCGCCCTTGAGCGCGGCGCCGCGTTTCAGATCGAAGTCTCCGGAGCCGAGCATCTGCGCGCAGCCCTCGCCAAGGGCCGGGGCGCCATTGCCCTCACCGCGCATGCCGGCAATTGGGAGCTTGCCGGTGTCGCGGTGCGCCGTCTTGGGTTTCCCATCACCGCGGTCGCCTTATCGCATGACGATCCGCGCGTCAACCATCTCTTCAA
This window harbors:
- a CDS encoding lysophospholipid acyltransferase family protein, which translates into the protein MTRRYAGYCLLRWISRWCPPALTSWMADRLADGQWRCSAVDREAVEQNVALVLGASNPAIPLVTRSIFRNFARYLVDFFALERGAAFQIEVSGAEHLRAALAKGRGAIALTAHAGNWELAGVAVRRLGFPITAVALSHDDPRVNHLFNQLRARGGVRVIPLGASGAWRESLAVLRRGEVLGLLGDRDFTGHSLQAPLLGAATMIPKGPPMLSLRSGAPLVPIFLIREAPWAFRLHVEPPIWPSANMPPREAIRLLTRAYLGVFETYLSRWPDQWLVFQRIANNGFRPSTSPR
- a CDS encoding aminotransferase class I/II-fold pyridoxal phosphate-dependent enzyme, which encodes MPVRRMTPIRRVQQQLRERTKREVQSNNRRIFHEANRMKRLPLYLFTILDELKAQAVARGVDVIDLGMGNPDLPPPKHVLDELAIRVRDPENHRYSRKDGEAERALNDTIAEWYHNKFRVTLNPRTDVLPLLGSKEGISHLSLAFLNHDDIALVPNPTYPVHFNGVVMAGGILYNLPIHAEGHWLPDVHSIPRSVLRQSKMLFLSYPHNPTTAVADLKFFKEVIAWARQHRIMVVHDFAYSDFVFDGARAPSLLEVDGARDVAVEFHTLSKSYSLPGMRLGFGVGNPDVLASLAKTKSYIDFGIFRAVQWAAIKALSGPQDYVHRAIAEYERRRNAFVPGLQKVGWDAPLPKGTFYVWAKIPLKFSALTSLEFATLLVQEAGVVVAPGSGFGEYGEGYVRFALVAPVPRLQDAVRRIGRVLKMED